In Megasphaera vaginalis (ex Bordigoni et al. 2020), a single genomic region encodes these proteins:
- a CDS encoding aldo/keto reductase, which produces MEYVTLNNGIKMPKLGYGVYQTPAEETQRAVADAIRIGYRSIDTAQAYRNESGVGRALAASGLPREEFFITTKVWITNAGYEKARNSIQESLEKLQSPYIDLLLIHQPFGDYYGTYRAMEEAVKKGQVRAIGVSNFAPDRFIDMQHFAQIKPAVNQIETHVFQQQKVAQRYLKKYQCQIESWGPFAEGRNDFFTNPALQDIGQRYHKTVAQVALRFLLQRDVVVIPKSVHKDRMEENFNVFDFTLSDGDMAAIDALDRAQSLFFSHADPETVEWFMSRV; this is translated from the coding sequence ATGGAATATGTAACGCTGAATAACGGAATTAAAATGCCGAAGTTAGGGTATGGGGTATATCAAACGCCGGCTGAAGAAACGCAAAGGGCCGTAGCAGATGCCATCCGTATAGGCTATCGCAGTATCGATACGGCGCAGGCTTATCGGAACGAATCCGGTGTGGGACGGGCGTTGGCCGCATCGGGGTTACCTCGGGAAGAGTTTTTTATTACGACCAAGGTTTGGATTACGAATGCAGGGTATGAAAAAGCCCGCAATTCCATTCAAGAGTCACTCGAGAAATTACAAAGTCCGTATATCGATTTGTTGCTCATTCACCAGCCCTTTGGCGATTATTACGGAACCTACAGAGCGATGGAAGAAGCCGTAAAAAAAGGACAGGTCCGAGCGATCGGCGTATCTAATTTCGCGCCGGACAGATTTATTGACATGCAGCATTTCGCGCAAATAAAACCGGCCGTCAATCAAATAGAAACCCATGTTTTTCAGCAGCAAAAAGTGGCGCAACGATATTTGAAAAAATATCAATGTCAGATCGAATCATGGGGGCCCTTTGCAGAAGGGAGAAATGATTTCTTCACCAATCCGGCGTTACAGGACATTGGTCAACGATATCACAAGACGGTTGCTCAGGTGGCGCTTCGGTTTTTATTGCAACGGGATGTTGTCGTTATTCCCAAATCCGTTCATAAGGACAGGATGGAAGAGAATTTCAACGTCTTTGATTTCACCTTGTCTGACGGCGATATGGCTGCCATTGATGCCTTGGATCGGGCTCAAAGCCTTTTCTTTAGCCACGCAGATCCGGAAACGGTAGAGTGGTTCATGTCGCGAGTTTAA
- a CDS encoding alpha/beta hydrolase-fold protein, with protein sequence MRIKTKIYLLLCLLGAMTTCSVAAEPVVMIPNVYGDGEKIEALAIQYPFSIDHTSVAADAFQVADHQVADVYTNVEPKTGNKHEDGKYVIVDLVTKNTLSPLDKQGPKKPKKAENEKADAPLHSDRTAPVLTASVVQVKNIRGTDGTIYPASTEVMKAETATSSIIDKFIIKHYTDNETKSTISYTVFLPENYTPQQKYPLVFFIADASANINNDRTPLFQGNGATIWATAEEQRKHQAIVVAPQYSEDLVNSLGMMTTDENKWTPGLTLVTNLLKNIISTYPVDKDRIYGTGQSQGGIANIAISDRYPDLFAAQYLVACQWNTDEMNALLHKNLWILVSEGDTKAYPSMNEAVSKWRQAGGKVATSPYLWDSTADAATFAQYVADMEAKGATINYSVFKNGSHTYTWSVAYTIEGIRDWLFNQTKSGRPVSATASGKFEAKRQRQLALKKEARQYFETGKNYFNGENGAPKDAVKAWAAFTKADKQGDKKAARYLGLLSLSDRKMKARTKQAFTYFMKGAENGDITSMYYLGRCYETGTGTKQNIQLAYHWYKEAAKREDIIAAPAMAALASLYERGLGAEQNLQISEELYEKAARAGYKEAADGLQRVRASQRSQRERQ encoded by the coding sequence ATGCGCATAAAAACGAAAATCTATTTATTATTGTGCCTCCTTGGCGCGATGACGACCTGCAGCGTTGCAGCAGAGCCGGTAGTGATGATTCCCAATGTATATGGCGACGGAGAAAAAATTGAAGCCTTAGCCATCCAGTATCCCTTCAGCATTGATCATACTTCCGTTGCGGCAGATGCTTTCCAAGTTGCCGATCATCAAGTGGCCGACGTGTATACCAATGTAGAACCGAAAACAGGAAATAAACACGAAGACGGCAAGTATGTCATCGTCGATTTGGTCACTAAAAATACATTATCCCCCTTAGACAAGCAGGGGCCCAAAAAACCGAAAAAGGCAGAAAATGAGAAAGCGGACGCTCCGCTTCATTCCGACCGGACGGCGCCGGTACTCACGGCTTCCGTAGTACAAGTCAAAAATATCCGAGGGACAGACGGTACAATATATCCCGCCAGTACGGAAGTCATGAAAGCAGAAACGGCGACAAGCTCTATTATTGATAAATTTATCATCAAACATTATACGGATAACGAAACAAAAAGCACGATCAGCTATACTGTGTTTTTGCCGGAAAACTATACGCCGCAGCAAAAATATCCTTTGGTTTTCTTTATCGCCGATGCGAGCGCCAATATTAACAACGACCGTACGCCTCTATTCCAAGGCAACGGCGCCACCATTTGGGCTACAGCGGAAGAACAACGGAAACATCAGGCGATCGTAGTCGCGCCGCAATACTCCGAAGACTTGGTCAACTCTTTGGGAATGATGACTACAGATGAAAATAAATGGACACCAGGATTGACACTGGTTACCAATTTACTGAAAAACATTATTTCCACATATCCTGTCGATAAAGATCGCATTTACGGTACAGGTCAATCCCAGGGCGGCATAGCCAACATTGCCATCAGCGACCGATACCCGGATCTATTCGCAGCTCAGTACCTCGTAGCTTGTCAGTGGAATACAGATGAGATGAACGCCTTGCTGCATAAGAATTTATGGATCCTTGTTTCAGAAGGAGACACCAAAGCGTATCCGAGTATGAACGAAGCTGTTTCCAAGTGGCGGCAGGCAGGCGGAAAGGTGGCGACTTCGCCATATTTGTGGGACAGCACTGCCGATGCCGCCACCTTCGCACAATACGTGGCGGACATGGAAGCCAAAGGGGCAACCATAAATTATTCCGTATTTAAAAACGGCAGTCATACCTATACCTGGTCTGTGGCTTATACCATTGAAGGCATCCGCGATTGGCTGTTCAATCAGACTAAATCGGGAAGACCCGTATCGGCGACCGCGTCCGGCAAATTCGAAGCTAAACGACAAAGGCAACTGGCGTTAAAAAAAGAAGCCAGACAGTATTTCGAAACGGGAAAGAACTACTTTAACGGTGAAAACGGCGCACCCAAAGATGCCGTTAAGGCTTGGGCCGCCTTTACGAAAGCGGATAAGCAAGGCGATAAAAAAGCGGCCCGTTATTTGGGATTATTATCGCTTAGCGACCGGAAAATGAAGGCAAGGACCAAACAAGCGTTTACGTATTTCATGAAAGGCGCCGAAAATGGAGATATTACCAGCATGTACTACCTTGGCCGCTGCTATGAAACCGGCACAGGCACCAAGCAAAATATTCAGCTGGCATACCATTGGTATAAAGAAGCCGCCAAACGCGAAGATATCATCGCAGCGCCAGCCATGGCGGCGCTAGCAAGTTTATATGAACGCGGACTGGGTGCAGAGCAAAATCTCCAAATAAGTGAAGAGCTGTATGAAAAAGCGGCGCGCGCCGGATATAAAGAAGCCGCCGACGGTTTACAGCGAGTGCGTGCCAGTCAAAGATCGCAGCGAGAACGGCAATAA
- a CDS encoding dihydrolipoamide acetyltransferase family protein, protein MAKIVVMPQLGLTVTKGKIGAWLKGEGDMVRAGEELAVVESAGATNTIQARDDEAGYLLKILVSDGEVAATSAPLAVIGEKGEDIGALLQRSGILLNDGAVAASDVVSDQGEYQGIEAIPGKVSPMAAKLAKDLHVDVDVLYHGRRVMEADVKEAAMAKATEDTVKAAKKVTEDKTKVAPRRQTIAENMVASWQTSPVITYNHSVDVTAIKEMRRKLNESMQGAVRIQYNHILMYVVTKALQDFPDVNASFEDNMLTRHRYINMGLAVAKDDGLIIPNVKNCEQRTLTDLANEAARLVAAVRNEQIGVDDISGGTFTITNLGAYGITSFSPIINQPELAILGVCAIVDTPVRSVGGEIIFKPLMNLSLTADPRVIDGMMAAKFLDRIAELLENPWLLLA, encoded by the coding sequence ATGGCTAAAATCGTAGTGATGCCCCAGTTGGGGCTGACGGTGACAAAGGGAAAGATCGGCGCATGGCTCAAGGGCGAAGGCGATATGGTGCGTGCCGGCGAAGAGCTGGCCGTTGTCGAATCGGCGGGAGCGACCAATACTATTCAGGCGAGAGATGATGAAGCAGGGTATTTGCTGAAAATCCTTGTTTCTGACGGCGAAGTGGCAGCAACCTCGGCGCCGCTTGCCGTTATCGGAGAAAAAGGCGAAGATATCGGGGCGCTGTTGCAGCGCAGCGGCATTTTGTTGAATGACGGCGCTGTGGCGGCGTCGGACGTGGTCTCGGATCAGGGGGAATATCAGGGCATTGAAGCGATTCCCGGCAAAGTGTCGCCCATGGCAGCCAAGTTGGCGAAGGACCTGCATGTCGATGTCGATGTCCTTTATCACGGACGGCGTGTCATGGAGGCGGACGTCAAGGAGGCGGCCATGGCGAAGGCGACGGAAGATACGGTAAAAGCGGCGAAAAAGGTGACGGAAGATAAGACGAAGGTTGCGCCGCGGCGGCAGACGATTGCCGAAAACATGGTGGCCTCATGGCAGACTTCGCCGGTTATTACATATAATCACAGCGTCGATGTGACGGCAATCAAGGAGATGCGTCGCAAGTTGAACGAGAGTATGCAGGGCGCCGTCCGGATCCAGTACAATCATATACTGATGTATGTCGTGACGAAGGCCTTGCAGGATTTTCCCGATGTGAACGCCAGCTTCGAAGACAATATGCTGACCCGGCACCGTTACATCAATATGGGATTGGCCGTAGCCAAAGATGATGGTCTGATTATTCCCAATGTTAAGAATTGTGAACAGCGGACACTGACGGACCTTGCCAACGAGGCAGCACGGCTCGTTGCCGCCGTGCGCAATGAGCAGATCGGTGTCGACGATATCAGCGGCGGCACCTTTACCATTACGAATTTGGGCGCGTACGGCATTACTTCGTTCAGTCCGATTATCAATCAGCCGGAATTGGCTATTCTCGGGGTCTGTGCCATTGTGGATACGCCAGTCAGAAGCGTTGGCGGAGAAATCATTTTCAAGCCGTTGATGAACCTTTCCCTGACGGCGGATCCC
- a CDS encoding LysR family transcriptional regulator, with product MVNLEELKQFVAFAELGTLAKVAEAFLISAPSLSRNMQHVEESFGVPLFTRSVNKIALNETGKKAVRAAQIILRTAETAIQDVQRFDQAQKTIYISACAPMPLWNILPRLSAIYPQKIISHQISQVEDILSEIKNGQINLAILPFPLENGNYKIEPLLTEKLFISVRPDHELANRSEVFFEEINGYNFLLRSEIGFWDSLCREYMPSSKFLVQNNQFEFDELVRTSSLPRFITNCSADFRSIKKDRIAIPISNPEATVTFYLHHVDRETALEKNHG from the coding sequence ATGGTTAACTTAGAAGAACTGAAACAATTCGTTGCCTTTGCAGAACTGGGCACCCTTGCAAAGGTAGCGGAAGCATTCTTGATTTCGGCACCTTCCCTTTCGCGGAACATGCAGCACGTAGAAGAGAGTTTCGGCGTACCCTTATTTACCCGCAGCGTCAATAAGATCGCACTGAATGAAACCGGCAAAAAAGCGGTCCGCGCGGCACAGATAATTCTGCGCACAGCAGAAACGGCAATCCAAGATGTACAGCGTTTCGATCAGGCGCAAAAGACAATTTATATTTCCGCTTGTGCCCCGATGCCCTTATGGAATATTCTCCCGCGCCTCTCTGCTATTTATCCGCAAAAAATCATCTCTCATCAGATAAGCCAAGTGGAAGATATCCTTTCGGAAATAAAGAACGGTCAAATCAATTTAGCAATTTTGCCTTTTCCGTTAGAAAACGGTAACTACAAGATAGAACCGTTGCTGACAGAAAAACTGTTTATCTCCGTCAGGCCTGACCACGAATTGGCCAACCGATCGGAAGTCTTCTTTGAAGAGATAAACGGTTATAATTTTTTGCTGCGCAGTGAAATCGGCTTCTGGGACAGTCTCTGCCGGGAATACATGCCTTCTTCAAAGTTTTTAGTTCAAAATAATCAATTTGAATTCGACGAATTGGTTCGCACCTCCTCTTTACCGCGGTTCATTACCAACTGTTCTGCCGATTTCCGGTCCATAAAAAAAGACAGGATTGCAATCCCTATCTCTAACCCTGAAGCAACCGTTACCTTTTATTTACACCATGTGGACCGGGAGACAGCACTCGAAAAAAATCACGGATAA
- a CDS encoding multidrug effflux MFS transporter: MEKFTSKTAEVMFLIVLSAFMAVNSLATDVYLPALPVMAGELGAGSEFTITGYLLGFMIAQLVWGPISDKIGRIKPLIAGSVIFVLGTVGCAMSTSMPELVCWRVFQATGACVGPMLSRAMIRDVCTAKEAADKLSLLTMIMAVAPIAGPLLGGIIVVTFSWQIIFYAVACIGAAIGLMIHVLPETLPENRRQSTSMRHVFNIYGMLIKDFTFMKYTLCIAMFYMAAYAVIAGTPFMYITYYGIPEVYYGLLFGLNVIGVMVVSFFNRHLLRLYTLDVLLKYSTGIASLAVVLLVFFVKTTLLGVYGVVGAIILMFSMNGIIAACSTAALDHVGDKAGTAAALIGSLQYGSGIVSTFFLGLINNHTPWPMLTVIVAGIFCCTILAWMPQGRQPSTVRVLKT, translated from the coding sequence ATGGAAAAATTCACGTCTAAAACAGCGGAAGTTATGTTTTTAATCGTCCTAAGCGCTTTTATGGCAGTCAATTCTCTCGCGACAGATGTCTATCTGCCGGCTTTGCCGGTGATGGCCGGAGAGCTGGGGGCCGGTTCAGAGTTTACGATTACAGGATATTTGCTGGGATTTATGATAGCGCAGCTGGTTTGGGGGCCTATCAGCGATAAGATTGGGAGAATTAAGCCTTTAATCGCAGGTTCCGTTATTTTTGTTTTAGGAACTGTCGGCTGCGCAATGTCCACATCCATGCCCGAGCTTGTATGCTGGCGTGTATTTCAAGCGACAGGCGCCTGTGTCGGTCCCATGTTATCGCGGGCGATGATCAGAGATGTCTGTACAGCAAAGGAAGCGGCCGATAAACTGTCGTTATTGACGATGATCATGGCCGTTGCGCCGATTGCCGGACCTTTGCTGGGCGGCATCATTGTCGTCACGTTCTCATGGCAAATAATTTTTTATGCCGTTGCTTGTATTGGCGCGGCGATTGGCTTGATGATTCATGTCCTTCCTGAAACCTTGCCCGAAAACAGGCGGCAAAGTACATCTATGCGCCATGTTTTTAACATATACGGCATGTTGATAAAAGATTTTACGTTTATGAAATACACCTTATGCATAGCGATGTTCTACATGGCCGCCTACGCGGTAATAGCAGGTACGCCGTTCATGTACATTACATATTATGGCATACCTGAGGTATATTACGGATTGCTGTTCGGCTTAAATGTTATCGGCGTTATGGTCGTCAGTTTTTTCAATCGCCACCTCTTACGCCTGTATACGCTGGATGTTTTGTTGAAATATTCTACGGGCATAGCGTCGCTGGCTGTTGTGTTACTGGTCTTTTTCGTGAAAACAACACTGTTAGGCGTTTACGGTGTTGTCGGGGCAATTATCCTGATGTTTTCCATGAACGGGATCATTGCCGCTTGTTCAACGGCGGCGTTGGACCATGTCGGCGATAAGGCCGGAACCGCAGCGGCGCTGATCGGATCGCTGCAATACGGCAGCGGCATTGTTTCAACGTTTTTTCTCGGTCTGATTAATAATCATACGCCTTGGCCAATGCTTACGGTAATCGTTGCCGGTATCTTCTGCTGCACGATATTGGCATGGATGCCGCAGGGAAGGCAGCCATCTACCGTCCGTGTACTGAAGACGTGA